In Fibrobacter sp. UWH6, the following proteins share a genomic window:
- a CDS encoding aspartate kinase produces MSRIVCKFGGSSVADAGQFKKIKNIVSSDAKRKVVVVSAPGKRNPKETKLTDLLYSTYDLASKHLDFSQPWNLIRNRYLEICADLGIEPKVAEDLDILEKQLRDDVESITTDYLVSRGEYLSARVMSVYLGAEFVDTFPIITFDEKYRILPSSYETIAKALSDENKLYVLPGFYGSNTRGELKTFSRGGSDITGAILANAIDAETYENWTDVSGMLMADPRIVENPLPIEYVSYREIRELAYSGASVLHDESIAPCRAKKIPINIRNTNRPEDAGTIIGPTPESTKLPITGVAGRKGFSMIYIEKSMMNKEVGFGRRVLAVLESEGLSYELCPSAIDSMSIVVDTKKLEAVEHVVMEDITQQMHPDRIKIFKGISLIATVGHGMTNKIGVAAKLFTALAENSVNVRIIDQGSSQINIITGVDEDDMNKAIKAIYDAFTK; encoded by the coding sequence ATGTCTAGAATCGTATGTAAGTTCGGCGGCAGCTCTGTTGCCGACGCTGGTCAGTTCAAGAAAATCAAGAACATCGTTTCCTCCGATGCAAAGCGCAAAGTGGTTGTGGTTTCTGCCCCGGGCAAGCGCAATCCCAAGGAAACCAAGCTGACCGACCTTCTCTACAGCACCTATGATCTGGCTTCCAAGCACCTGGATTTCTCTCAGCCCTGGAACTTGATCCGTAACCGCTATCTGGAAATTTGTGCAGACCTGGGTATCGAACCCAAGGTTGCCGAAGACCTGGACATCCTGGAAAAGCAGCTCCGCGACGACGTTGAATCCATCACCACCGATTACCTGGTGAGCCGCGGTGAATACCTGAGCGCCCGCGTCATGTCCGTCTATCTGGGCGCTGAATTCGTGGATACTTTCCCCATCATCACTTTCGATGAAAAGTACCGCATTCTTCCCTCCAGCTACGAAACCATCGCCAAGGCCCTTTCCGACGAAAACAAGCTCTATGTGCTTCCGGGCTTCTACGGTTCCAACACCCGCGGCGAGCTGAAGACCTTCAGCCGTGGCGGTTCCGACATTACCGGCGCAATTCTCGCCAACGCAATCGACGCCGAAACCTACGAAAACTGGACCGACGTTTCCGGCATGCTGATGGCTGACCCCCGCATCGTGGAAAATCCGCTGCCCATCGAATACGTGTCCTACCGCGAAATCCGCGAACTGGCCTACTCCGGCGCAAGCGTCCTTCACGATGAATCCATCGCTCCTTGCCGCGCCAAGAAGATTCCTATCAATATCCGCAACACCAACCGCCCGGAAGACGCCGGCACCATCATCGGCCCCACTCCGGAATCCACCAAGCTTCCCATTACCGGCGTTGCAGGCCGTAAGGGCTTCTCCATGATCTACATCGAAAAGTCCATGATGAACAAGGAAGTTGGTTTCGGTCGCCGCGTGCTTGCCGTTCTGGAAAGCGAAGGCCTTTCCTACGAACTGTGCCCCAGCGCTATCGACTCCATGAGCATCGTTGTGGATACCAAGAAGCTGGAAGCTGTTGAACATGTCGTCATGGAAGACATCACTCAGCAGATGCATCCGGACCGCATCAAGATCTTCAAGGGCATCAGCCTTATCGCTACCGTTGGCCATGGCATGACCAACAAGATCGGTGTCGCTGCAAAGCTCTTCACCGCCCTTGCAGAAAACAGCGTCAACGTCCGAATCATCGACCAGGGTTCTTCCCAGATCAACATCATCACCGGTGTGGATGAAGACGACATGAACAAGGCCATCAAGGCCATCTACGACGCATTCACAAAGTAA
- a CDS encoding fibrobacter succinogenes major paralogous domain-containing protein, with amino-acid sequence MKNFIAKIGAVLLALGTVMALSGCGEDSGTNPYADAKMVDSRDGKTYKTVKIGDKVWMAENLNYQTGESKCYDNKPENCDKYGRLYVWSEAVTACPEGWHLPNKQELEDLKITAGQKAGDIDTAGTVLKSSTGWNWNEYDGKSGNGTDGLGFGVLPAGYYYSDRDSFYFEGDYALFWSSSEYNSNDAYSLYLYYYDERAYVYNYGKDLGYSVRCVKNP; translated from the coding sequence ATGAAGAACTTTATTGCAAAGATTGGTGCTGTTCTGCTGGCTCTTGGAACGGTTATGGCCTTGAGTGGCTGCGGCGAAGATTCTGGAACGAATCCTTATGCCGATGCAAAAATGGTTGACTCTCGCGATGGCAAGACCTACAAGACCGTGAAAATCGGTGACAAGGTCTGGATGGCGGAAAACCTGAACTATCAGACCGGCGAAAGCAAGTGTTACGACAACAAACCCGAAAACTGCGACAAGTATGGCCGCCTTTATGTTTGGAGTGAAGCCGTTACCGCTTGCCCCGAGGGCTGGCACCTGCCTAATAAGCAGGAACTTGAAGATTTGAAAATAACGGCCGGTCAAAAGGCTGGTGATATTGACACGGCAGGAACCGTGTTGAAGTCTAGTACTGGCTGGAATTGGAATGAATATGACGGCAAGAGTGGAAACGGTACCGACGGCCTCGGCTTTGGGGTGTTGCCCGCTGGCTACTACTACAGCGACCGCGACTCCTTCTACTTCGAGGGCGACTACGCGCTCTTCTGGTCTTCTTCGGAGTACAATAGTAACGATGCGTACAGCCTGTATTTGTACTACTACGACGAGCGCGCCTACGTGTACAACTACGGTAAGGATCTCGGCTACTCGGTTCGTTGTGTCAAAAATCCCTAA
- a CDS encoding phospholipase D-like domain-containing protein, giving the protein MAEIFTKYIANEEHYSEVIERIAKVRDTLWIGTADIKDLYVKQNGEAIPLLGQIAGLLKRGVGVRLIHAKEPGPNFREDFDRFPILATDLERVLCPRVHFKMVIFDLEVAYIGSANLTGAGIGMKSALKRNFEAGILTNDPQIVEAAINQFDTLWMGAHCKNCGRKEYCGDRIK; this is encoded by the coding sequence ATGGCAGAAATTTTCACCAAGTACATCGCCAACGAAGAGCATTACAGCGAAGTCATCGAACGCATCGCAAAAGTTCGTGACACCCTGTGGATCGGTACCGCCGACATCAAGGACTTGTACGTAAAGCAGAACGGCGAGGCCATTCCTTTGCTGGGGCAGATTGCAGGACTCTTGAAGCGCGGAGTTGGAGTGCGTCTTATTCACGCCAAGGAACCGGGCCCAAATTTTCGCGAGGACTTCGACCGATTCCCAATTTTGGCGACGGACCTGGAACGCGTGCTTTGCCCCCGCGTCCATTTCAAGATGGTGATTTTTGATCTGGAAGTGGCCTACATCGGAAGTGCCAACTTGACAGGTGCCGGCATCGGCATGAAAAGCGCATTAAAGCGTAACTTCGAGGCAGGCATTCTCACCAACGACCCGCAAATCGTCGAAGCCGCCATCAACCAATTTGACACCCTATGGATGGGCGCCCACTGCAAGAACTGCGGCAGAAAAGAATATTGCGGGGATAGGATTAAGTAA
- a CDS encoding fibrobacter succinogenes major paralogous domain-containing protein, with product MKFLGALVACCFYGVLFCAITSCGQSITDDRDGQSYGVVQIGSQLWMAENLNFAGDAAGDAFDKTIAAESFCPEGDNRNCKKYGRLYTWNAAQNACPAGWRLPTADEFNAMFLAVAATDTRGAAMAQATNITTVGKLLKSTSGWFKNGNGTDAVGFAALPAGYMAAAESSDNQSDSNQPAVGKFDGIGGYAYFWSSTLDAVEPAFAHYLFLDFSSPAAEMKSFDKNSARSVRCVNN from the coding sequence ATGAAATTTCTTGGGGCCCTTGTGGCGTGCTGTTTTTACGGAGTGCTTTTTTGCGCCATTACTTCTTGCGGCCAGTCCATTACCGATGATCGTGACGGGCAGAGCTACGGCGTGGTGCAAATCGGTTCTCAACTCTGGATGGCTGAGAACTTGAACTTCGCTGGCGACGCGGCTGGCGATGCCTTCGACAAAACTATTGCAGCAGAAAGTTTCTGCCCCGAGGGCGACAATCGCAACTGCAAAAAGTACGGTCGCCTCTACACATGGAATGCGGCGCAGAACGCATGCCCCGCAGGTTGGCGCCTGCCCACCGCCGATGAATTTAACGCCATGTTTCTGGCTGTTGCCGCAACGGATACTCGTGGCGCCGCCATGGCTCAGGCAACCAACATTACAACTGTCGGTAAACTGCTGAAATCCACCAGCGGCTGGTTCAAGAATGGCAATGGTACAGACGCTGTAGGTTTCGCCGCTCTTCCCGCAGGCTACATGGCAGCGGCAGAATCCTCCGATAATCAATCCGATAGCAATCAACCCGCAGTGGGCAAGTTTGACGGCATCGGTGGCTACGCCTATTTCTGGAGCTCCACCCTGGATGCGGTTGAACCCGCCTTCGCCCATTATCTCTTTTTGGATTTCAGCAGCCCTGCCGCCGAAATGAAATCCTTCGACAAGAATTCGGCCCGCTCCGTCCGCTGCGTCAATAACTGA